The genomic stretch CTTTTATTGCAAAGTTTAGAATTCACCTTCACGATATGCTTCATCCGCCTTTTGGAAGACATTTGGATAGATTATTAGGGGGGCTGGGACCTGCTTCTTCTCAGCATCAAACGCCTACTTGTTGCATCTAGGACATCCGGAAGCACCATTAGCTTTTATGTTGAACTCCTGCTGTAAGAAAGAGAAGTAAAGGGTGCTTCTTCAGCTTCTTCTCCACAGCAAACTTACAAGGGACATGATCCAAAGAACAACTATCTTAGCGCTAGACCGGTTTAttacaagctaattaatgaatACATCTTGTGGATGGTGGATTATCTATCcttcagtatgctgatgacacaattCTTCTTATGGAACACGATTTGGAAAAGCTCgaaatctgaagttaattctAACAGCATTCGAGTAATTGCCTGAtctcaaaattaatttccataaaagtgaactgTTCTTTTCGGTGATGCCAATGACGATGCCAACATTTACGCCGACTTATTCGGATGTGGTATTGGCTCCTTTCCGATCAACTAtcttggtattccgattcattatcggagactgacGTTGGCAGAGTGGAAACTCGTCGAGAAAAGACTTCCGAAGCGGTTAAACAGTTGGAAAGGAAAGCTGCTGTCCCCCAGGGggagattagttctcataaatgcaGTACTATATGATATCTTTTTTCCATCTATCCAAAGGATTATCTACGTTCAAGATTCTTTTGAACACTCCATTTATTAATTGAGGATGGTATATGGCAACAATTTTTAAGGAAAAAGTATGTGGGCTCAAAAGCGTTATCTCAGGTATTTTGGAAACCTGGAGACTCTCACTTTTGGGCTAGCATTATGGTAACTAAGAAGCATTTTTTCCCTTTTGGTTCGTTCTCCATAAGAAATGGGGAGGAGATTAGGTTCTGGGAAGatagatggttgggaacaacTACTTTTCGGGAACAATATCCAGCTTTATACAATATTATTTGTTATAAGGAAGATGCCTTGCAGAAGGTTATGAAAACTTCTCCTCCCTCCATGACGTTCAGGCGTGATCTAATTGGCCCCCGATTGATTAgttggaatgaattgctacagaGGTTAGCGTCAATACAATTATCTGAGGGGACTGATGAATTCCGATGGAGCCTCACCAAGAACGGCGTTTTCTCGGTTAATTCATTGTATAGGGTGCTTACCATTCCTAGTCAACCGGTTATCAATAATAAgtacatttggaagatgaagataccactcaaAACGAAAGTTTTTGCATGGTACCTTCGTCGCGGTGTGATTTTAACCAAAGATAACCTTGTTAAACGCAACTGGCACGGTTGTAacaaatgtgttttctgtcatcaagaGATACTAAAATATCTTTTTTTCAACTGtaggtttgctagatctatatgatcaatcattcagatgggttataccttatacccacctcgtagcgttgcaaatatatttggcaattggctaaatggggtagaTACTAGGTACAAAATGCTTATCAGAGTGGGCACGATTGCAGTCGTATggacgctatggctatgtagaaatgacaaggttttaaaTGACAAGAATTCTTCACTCATGCAGGTCATTTACCGATGTACGGCTTTACTCGTTCATGATCGCCACTTCAGCGCTTGGAGGACCGAGACCTTATGAagatgtctacacgattggagaacacggccaaggagtttatttcctgacatgggtggctgcatattaGACGGATTGAAGCCACTGTAGCATAATCTAGTTTGGCTCTTTCGATCGATcttttatatttttttcagaCTTGATACTTGAACGGCTGTgtacatcttagttatgcagaggctgggtgtaatgcttgaatattttgagtaatgaagcgccctttatcgaacaACAAtgatactccctctctcacagtttattaggccggTTATTACAAATATTCGAACGAGTTTTATACAAGCCCAAACTATAATCGGGCTAAATGTAACATCAACAATAATGGGATGTTGTCAGCCCTCGTGATTTAGTGGGCCTCGGGTTTGTTGGACAACTAGGCGTGTCTTAGGCCAGGCGCGGAGCTGGCTGGTGGTGCACAGGCTTGGACATCTTGAGGCACCCTATGGCGGTTGTGAGAGACAAGCAATGGAAAGTGAGACATATGGTAGTGGAAACGGACCGCTAGGATTGTGGCTTGTGGGGGATAGCTAGGACCTCCTTAGGTCGGAGCGTGGAGCTGAAGCTCCTATCGGCGGTGTGCGCGGTGGGTGAGGACGGCCCCGTGGCGGTGGCAAGGAGAGCGCCGGATGACGGTTGGAGCTAGAGGCGGATGTTCGCATGGCACTACTGCATGTGGAGGTCGGTGAGTAGCAGGGAGGAGTGGAGAGGAGGCGGTGGGGAGGCAAGAGGATGACACCGGTGCTAGTGAGAAGGTGGGCGAAAGCTATGGGGAGCTGATTGGAGCCGATAGATGCGGTAGATCACCGGAACTTCTATCTTTTAGGGTGTTTTGCGAGTCCAAGCAGTGAAGCTTCTAGATACGTCTGCGTCGCTTTGACCTCCCGCTGTAAATGGCAATAACACAATCACCGGAAGAGATTGAGAAAAACAGCCTAGAACCGGTAATCGGTAACTCCTCttgtaaaaaaaaatgaaacgaaAGAGAACGGGTAAACTGGAATCAAAGAGGTGGGAAAAAAAAAATCCACGCGTCTCATCACGACTGGAGTAAGGAAAGGATAAATTGTTCATCTACGGTACCCGAAGAAAATCTCAGGTGCGGTGAACTGATTagcttttatatagggtataactAGCAGCTAAAACTTGTGTAAACAAAACTGATGGACGAGGCTAAACTTGGTTGTATCCATGCAAAACATCTACGCACAATGCTAAACGTGGATGTGCCCACACAAAACATCTGCGCGCGCTGCCGATGGTCTTGTGATGTAATTTGGTAGAGATGTTTTACATAGTACTCCAATATAATGGCCTGTGACTAGATTCCATTGATATGAAAAGAGTTTCAGACACTCCTTGCTATCTTGCAGTTGAGCAGCGCGTTGTCGCACGCCTCGGCCACCGTCTGGAAGATCCACTCGTCGCCGATGAGCCCGTGCACCTTGGACTTGTCCAGTTTCTTCATGACTTCGCTCCCCGGGTTCGCCAGCGCAATCTGCAGACGTATTTGTATCACAATTAAGGAAGTGTTGCTTAAACTAGGGAGATCTCGAGCGAATTAAACTAGTACTGATTCCACCTGCATGCTCTTCCTGTCTAGGCTCTTCTTGAGATCCTCAATCAGCTTCGTCCCGCTCGTGTCGATGCTGGCAACGGCTGCATAAAAAGATGTGATCAATCTCAACGTCGTCGCACTTGTCAAATTCAAGCATTTGAATAGTGTATATATATGAATATATGATTGTACAGAAGAGCCTGATGTAGACTTGAGAGTCGGTGCAGGAAGAACTCACCACCCATGTCCAGGACGATGCACTGCAGGCTCTCCTCACCTGCATCCTTGATTCGGTGCTCCTCCTCGTCGATCCACCGCGAGATCCTAAACCCAACATATATCAACCACTTCATGTTTTCGTATTCTGTACAGTGGATTGTGGTCTGATTTCACTCACCTCTCTCGCAGGTAGCTGGCATTGGCAAAGTAGATAGGCGAGTCGACGTGCAGCACGAGCACCCCAGGCACGGTCTCTGCCATGGTGTACTGGTCCATCCTTCTGTAGATGGTCGAGTTGGGCATGTTCCCGAGCATCGTGGTCCTCGGCCGCGCCACGAAGAGCAGGATGCGGAGAACCGATATCCCAACCTGAAGTCAGATAGTTTTTGGTCACCACACACCAATGTTTCTCTTGTAACCGAGTGCGGAATGGGCGTGATTAATTGGACGTACTGCGATGGAGAGACCGATCTCGATGTCGCCCAAGACGACGCCGAGGTAGACGCAGAAGTCGAGCTTGTCCACCTTCCAGAGCCGCGCGGCTGCCGGGAAGTCGATGACGCCCAGCATGGCCGACACGATGATGGCCGAGAGCACCACCAGCGGGGTGTAGTGGAAGAGCGGCGTCAGAAAGAGGAGCGTGATGGCCACGGCCACCGCCATGACGGCGTTCGACATGGCCGTCTTGCAGCCGGCGTTGACGTTCACGGCGGAGCGCGAGAAGGGGCCGGCGGTCAGGTAGCAGGAGGTGCAGGACCCGATGACGTTCATCAGGCCGAAGGCGATCATCTCCTTGTTGCCGTCTACGTGGTAGTTCTTGGCCATGGCGAAGCTCCGGCCCACGGCGATCCCTTCCTGCAGTGCATGCACACGCTAAGTACTTGTCTCCTTTTTTAACTTCAATTATATGGCCGGAGGGCGGCTTACCGCGAGCCCGATGAGGCTGGTGATGATGCCAGTCTTGAGCGCGACCATCATGTGCGGCGGCGACAGGATCAGGTTCTTGGCCGACGCCGGGTTTATGCCCTTGGCGAGGTTGCCAATCTGGACGTACGTTCAACAGAAAGGAAATTACATGTACTATTTTATATATATAGTTGGCAGTCAGTCAATCACATCGATCTTTCTTACTCCAGGTAGACGAGTTAAATTACCACTTGGATGCCATGGTTTTCCCCATGGGTGAGATACACCAGAACGCTTCCAACGATGAGAGATaccagcggcgccgccgccgacaccCAGAAGAACTTGGGCCGCCTCTTGCTCTGTATATAGAAATTAAGAAAGATGGAAATTACTACCTAACACCTTGTGCTTAGAACAGGTACTCCCTCAATACTGGTTTACATACAGGGCaattacgcacttcgagaaacaaatttgactacaaatttgggcaataacatatatgatatatgccacaaaaattacaCCATTGGATTtgtattcaaaaaatatttccaataatataatgtttgtgatatatatcttatattttgttgaccaaattagtagtcaaCTTTTTTCTCGAAATGTGTAATAGCCCTATAAACCGGTAACAATACTACCTCCATACtggattaatgggcaattacggAGGAAGTTTCATTGAGGCTAGTCTTAGTGATATGACAATAGCTCTTACAGTATTAGAAGGAAAGAAGAATTAATGACCTAGTAAGAAACTTACGAAGAAGCGAGtcacgaggaggaagacgataaaGGAGCACCCGAGAAGCACGCTCTGCCATCGCCACTGTCGTCACAAATATAGCACACACGACATAAACATATTTGTCATAATCTGAACACGTGCAGTACGTAATACAAAATAGATGTACTGCTGTACTCCCTCCAGCCATAATTAATTTGCGTAGCTGGCTGGCTGCCAATTAACTGTTACCAGCCTCTCGAAGTTTTACCAAATAAGTTTAATTTGGTCGAGAGAGTAGTAGCAGTGTTTTTAACTTGCATGCATGATCGAGCAGGACGGTAAGAGAAACACTTTGCACGCGTCAAATGAAGAAGGAAACGTGTCTGACCATGTGGGTCTGCGAGAAGACGGCTCGCATGACGTCGACGACGTCGGTGGAGGTGGTGAAGTGCTGGAGGCCGAGGAGGCCCTTGAGCTGCTGCAGGCACACCACCGTGGCTGCGCCGCCCATGAAGCCGACAATGGCGGCGTGCGACAGGAAGTCCACCACGAATCCCAGCCTGAGGATGCCCAGTCCGGCCTGGAACACGCCGGCGAAGAAGGTGGCCGTGAATGCAAGGTGCATGTACAGCTCCGGGCTGTCTGCCGGCGACGCCTCCTTACCCAGCATCGCCGCGAACAGCAGGGACCCCACCGCCGTTGTGCCCACCGCCAGGTCCTTGGAGCTCCCCATCACCGCGTACACCAGCGCTGGCACGAAACTAGAGTCTGTATGTATACACAAATATACTCCATACGTCACGCCTGGAATCGATCGATCAACAATGTCACCTGTAATGATAACTGATAAGTATACTTACATAGTCCCATGATGGGCGGGAGGTCGGCGAGCTTGGCGTAGCTGATGCCCTGGGGGACGGCGAGGCTGGCGACGGTGACGCCGGCGATGAGGTCGGAACGGAGCACGCCGAGGGTGTAGGACGGAAGCCACTCCAGGCAGGGGAACACGTACCGGAGCGCGGCCGCGGCGCGCCGGCAGCGGCCTTCCTCGCGAGCCACGGCGCGGAACGGGTCGTCGGGGAAGAAGGTCTCCTTCAGGTTGGCGCCGAGGGTCTGGAGGAACGGCTTCGCAGCGGGCACCGGCacgcgcgccggcgccggcgccggcgccgccagcTTCGGCACGTCGACGACCTGCATCCCCACCATGATTCTCGTTGGCGCTGGCTAGCGAACCTGAAGATAGTTTACAGTAAGTAGCAAAGATTAGTTGTCCACAGGCATGCATATAACCGAGTTGTCGTTGGAATTACTGTTGTGCTGTGTGTGGATGGAAATACTTTGGAGCTGTGCGCGCACATATATAGCCTGTCGATTACTGGCTAAATTAACTGGATACCATATGCGCACAAAGTCGATTAATTCCGGTCAATTAAACACATTAATTAGGTAAACCATCGATCTTGGCCATGTCGATAGAGATGCATCCATGGTTACGTACGTACGTACCTGCTGCAAGGAGGAGGAGCTGATATGAGCTCCACGAACGCCGACCGCCGGTGGGCGATCGATGCACCTACCGCTCCGCAGCCGCGGAAGGCGGTTCCCCGGCGAATCGTCGTCGTGGTAGTTGTTGATTTCACCTCGTTCCTTGCGAGATTTTGTAAGGGATCGCGCGATTCTGCTCTCGATATGTCGATGTGAAAAAGGAAAGCACGTATGTGCTGCGGATAACTATATATATAGACTACGAATACTCAAGGTCGTGTTACGATATGGATGGATACCAGATGAGAGATTCCGAGTGTTGGCCATGTGGTCAAAATAGGGTTGGATCTCCTCCGGTCCGGAGTCCGGATAATATGGATTAGATAGCTGCAGTTTCGCTTGTCCACGTACCGTACGTACCCGGGTAAATAACTAAATACTGCGTGCTCCCACGTCCCACATGGCCACATATCCCTAGTCGATCCCTCCGGCCCAATTTAGTTGACACGGCCCATGTACAATGATAACTTTATGAGAAACCTCTCACTGATTTAATTCTTCTTAAATGTGGTCCTCAAGTCAAAATCCAAAATCCCAATATTCATGTCCTGCGACGGAGCTCCGCCACTGTCCCACGTAGGAGCCATGACCGAGACAATTTCTCCGGTCAATGATCACCAGGTGGGTTTGGAGATCCCTATGCATTCCACGAAGATATGATCGTCGTTTGAACCATTATATGTTGAGTTATATTCCTTTTGTTCATTCGATACCGGCACTTGTCCAAGACATGATCGTTGGTATCGTTATACTCAGTTCGGTCTTGTTACTGACAAGGCTATTCAACTCGTTATGTGTGATTCCGTCCTCATGAACTAGTCATACACTGCACAACTTTatggatgtaatctcaccgagtgggcccTTTGCATCTCTCCGTCACGCGGACAAACAAATCCTGCTCTTGATACATACATGACAACCCATCCCattagaatacccaacaatacctTTATGATCACCTTCTAACGGTGTGATGGTTGATGCAATCAAAGCACCTCCGGTGACagtgattagatatgatctcacggtATGAGGATTGTGTCACTATGCTTTTATAAACATCATAACATTGAACTAGATGTGACTTGATTGTATTACAATACTTATGTTTTGGGTGTGTCCTTCATATCATTTATCCAAAACGATACGATCTCATTGTCAATGATGTGTGTGTCGTGGGTAtattttatgggtatatcaacgacgtggtctagatccggcaagcccgggtggcccacagatggtggtgtggcatatggcccatcgggcggcccagttgttgttgatagaagatggatgaagtccagcccaggaacagaagccagatcccaaccgacctatgcaagtaggcggatccatggaggcccatgaagtatccggatccatgaCGCCATGATTAGGTCAAGGTGGATCattgacgtgcacgacaatgtatattccgtagttaggcatcttgtattccggctaggactcaccGTGTAAAACCTAGATatgggcgcctatataagccggatcctgggagtcctaaaggcacaaccacaactcattgtaacaacgcgaaagcgcctagataattccagacaagcaccaGTAGGCTCtggtcctcgagcaggtgttccgaagctgggtaaatcgtgtaccaccgtcccgagtgctctccgccttatggcccccacttctttccccctccgtgaggatccctcctctaggGTACCGTCGAGTAGACAACGACAGTGTGTCCATGATCGGGACACCTcgatgatgtgggcattacccttcgggtaaccaatattatgctacctcctacggcccaaccaggggcccatgaagatcatccaccgaccaaggaGGGATGACACATCGGTTCCGAAGaaagattcttgatgaacaaggcaagaagacgaaggacaaggaaagtttagacatagaactctttgtaatctagtcgaacccggacagaactcttgGGACCTGGCGTGCAATATAAGGGCCGGGAGAGGGTCTTCCGAGGGACACATAATCACCACAGCTAGATTCaccacaagtctagagctaggtcattagaaatcttagcctctcgacgagatcttagtcttagccttcggctaccccattgtaacccgataatttcgataatcaagatcaaataagtaggaagtaagggttttacctcaacgagggccccgaacctaggtaaatctctctccatgtctgtttggtatccgatgtctcgtgtcagcctgcaggattccgtcaatcctaagccccaaaagttgggcattgccgaggagtaccctcgtcaattggcgccatttgtgggaaccctgttggcacaaggctCGTCATCGGCTGCTTCAGTCATGTTGTCCACAACTTCATCAGCATCGTCGACGTTGTCGCCGGCCCCTTCATCACCAAGCTCGGGGAACTCGAATCGATTCGGGTCATTCGAGTTTACTCCGCACAATTACTCTCTCGTCCGATCTTTTCGGATGAGCAAGGCGGGTTggatatgacgttcgggagcgtccactactgcATCAACACCGAGGGCATCCTTCGACTTCCCGATCCGCTCGCCTCCAACACAGCAAGGActccgtcgtcatcggcggcaggatCGACCGCGTCGACTCCGGTCCCGGTCGATCTATCGGCTAcactatcggcatcggcatcaacatcttcaccgccatcgaatCCGCGCCGATCAACGTCCTCTATGTCTGTTGGATCCGATTACTCTATGTCGTCCGATCTGACATCATACTATTGCCTCAACTGTGACACTAGGCACGGATTGGGCTCGGATGACACGCCGTTCGTCTGTAGTGCCAATTATTCTTCGGATAAAGAAAGTATCGACATCATCGCCAGGACAGCTACCTGGAAGGTGGCGCATCATCGGATCTACGTTATCCTCAACCCGGTCGACGGAGATGAAGGAGAACGCACTCCGCGTGCCAATAGGCGTTGCAACGTTGAGAACAACTCTAGTAATTATAATAGTAACTATACTATTATTGAGGAAAAGTGGGAGATTGCCCGTGCTGCTATAACCAACAATACTCGGATCCCTTCTGGAGCTTCGGCAGGGACTCTTAATGCGTACCATACTATCTTAGAAAGGAATCGAGTGCGATTGTCGAACGAGCAAGCAGGTCTCGAACGATGCTGGCACGCAGCCGATCGATCCAGTGATCGACGTAGAGCATCACATGGTAGTGCATCTCGAAGCAATCAAGGTTCAGGAAGACATCGACCAAGGATGCCTCGACgtactttcggaagatgatgcaagggagataacttCAAACTTGTCCAAATCCCTTATAACTATGGAAACCGCAGGCATGCTCAGGCCGAAAACTGTTGAGGGAGCAACTACCAACCTTGCAGCCCATTTGATCAACCATCAACCGACACCCGATGGGACCCTAGCGCAAGCTCATCGGGGTGCTCTGGAAAGCCTCGCGATCCTTGGAGATAAGCTCGTCCCTAGAAAGGAGAAAGCTACACACCAGGGCAGTGGATCCAGGCATTGTTCCAAAGACGCTCGTGATGATATCACACaaagcagaatcgacaaagctcAACGCCGACGTGCTGCAAGAGAAGGATATGATAGCAACGATTCTGAGGAAACTCAGGAATACGATGACGAATTACGAGGAGCCGATTGCTTATGTTGCAAGATTCGAGAGACGATGCCACCGAAGAGATTCAAGCCTACTCCGACTGATGCTGCCAAATATgacgggcagcaggagccgagatcttggatagacgattacttaCAAACTGTGATCTTGCATAAGGGAAATCAAATAGCAGCGATGCAGTGTTTGTagctttacctgaaagattcggcacgagcATGGCTGAGAGGCTTGCCGAAAGGATCCATCAGATCCTGGGATGACTTGGTTGACGCCTTCGTCAAAAACTTTCAAGCCACGTACAAGAGGCCGGTCGGAATCGAAGAGCTACGTCATTGTCAGCAGATGCCGAAGAAATCAATGCACACGTACATCGGGCGTTTTACTTAGCTCTTGAACGCTaccgaagatgtttccgtcgatagAGCAATTGAtgccttcagtgatggcatccgacgggAATCGTATATCGAAGAACTTGGTCGAAAGAAGCCAAAAACTATCACCAAACTGATGGATattgccaacagttgggctgatggagaagatcatGTAAGCAAACCTCGTCCGCACAAtgacgacgaagatgatgaaCAACAGAGGCATGATTCGGGTCATCGACGTGATCGCCGTAAGAAGAGGAAAGACCGCAGATACGATGATGCTAACATTGTAGCTGCTGGGTATTCTGATCAGCGAGATGATCGATATGATGATAGGGGTGATGATCGTCGAGATAGCAATCGCAATCACTCAGGAGGAAATCGCGGCAATTACAGGGCGCGACCTTCAAGGCTCCCGGATTTACCTTTTGATGAGCAGTTACATGCTCCCTATTACATACATGCATATATCGATCCCAAGGATGACACTAAGAAATCAAGTCATTtgctcagagattgtcgacagttTATTGAAATGCAGAAGTTCTACGAAATAGGCAGGGGACAGCCGCAGCAGCCGAacccgccaccacctccacctcagcaccaagttcagcaagttcaaACTCATAATACTAATGAAGCCTTTCCCCCACCACGgggacagatgagcatgattcacaaaactggtgattccagaagagagatgaagaagctcacgcaagaaatcaacctcgcagaaagtaccatggcgaataTTCCGGAATATGTCGATTGGTCATCACAGAGCATCCTGTTTAGCGGGGCTGACCATCCGATGTCTATCCAAAAACTAGTTCATGCGGCCTTGGTattcgaagcacaaattggaggattcagtatgagcaaagtgttcatggatggtggaagcggtttAAATCTAATATTCGCTAGCACAGTCAGAAACATGGGTATCACAACCAAAATGTTAGAAGAGTCTGATACATGTTTCCATGGCATAGTCCCTGCTTTGCCAGCATATCCTCTTGGCAAGATTTCTTTGAATATCGTCTTCGggaaacccgacaatttcaggaaagaaagcatcgaatttgaggtagtgaattgggaatcacagtaccacgctatactcgggagaccagcttatgccaaattCATGGCTTTGTCACATTATGCATATCTAAATCTCAAAATTGCAGGCAACAATGAGACCAAtatcacagtccatggaagtttttctCGCTCGGATAATTGCGACCGCGAGTGAAGATCGCTGCTAAGTTTGGAGTAAAGCAGCAAACTATCGATTTTCCCTCTAAACAATTAGCCTCTCGAGACAAAGACTTCAAGCTCCAGGAGGATGATAGCGTTAAGAAGTCGAAGAAGAAACCAGATGACTCTGCAATGGCAGTTCCAACTATTGCTCCTTTGGCTGTTGATGATAAGGCCTCAGCCGAAGGCGCTAACATTCTGGCGATTATCGCAAGTCCTCCTAAGGAAACCATCAATACCACTCCAGAAATCATCGGCACCTCTAGAGCTACCGGCTCCCTAGGCACGGATCAAGACAAGAAAGACCCTCCTCTTACATAAAAGGAGACGAGTGGTGACATGcatctttattttgttttcataGAAATTTACTTTCAATAAGGCTTTCCTAGCCATAGCAGTATTAGCTTATCTTATCGTCATAGACTTAATAATAAAGACTCAATTTTCGTTTACTCGAGTATTTAattgattcgggacacccgaacaatTTTCTCAAGATTATTTCGCATAATACCGTGAACTTTGGCTTCAACAAGTGGACTCGATAAAAAAGATCGAGGGTCGCTTGTATTGATTATACCCGAAATTATCATCTAAAACCTCGGGAAAAATACGAGCGTTGCAATGGATGGAAATCGATGGGACTTACAAAAATATATAATTTTCCTTTGCtaaagcctcagggaacatgcgagtgtTGCTGATGGCAATGATAAAACTACTTATGAAAGGCCCATGCCAGTACATCGAACAAGGAGGTACTAAAGAGCGACGGAGCCGACGGCAGGCATAGTTCCCTCGATTCGCTCGGGGGCTATCGCTAGAACATACATCATCGGTTGAGGAAAAGTTGCGATTACTATGGGTTCATCGAacccgcaacatgagctgatcactcaaagaatTTTCCACCGATAACTTTCATACAAAAGCATCACAATACCGATGCCtaaaaaaggctaagagcatcaagATTTGCTCCTTAGTCAACAAATATTTGGCACCGGCACCTGAAGATAAACTATGAGGACATAATATTTTGCCAAAAGTGGCAAATATGACGTTTCCAACAGTTTTAAGATTGAGTAAAGTTACATCATATACATGAATAAACTTATACTTAATGCACTCGAATATTCGGCTGCAACAAATATCGGATGCATAAAGTTATCATtacaataaaaatataaacatcatCAAAGTTATTCTTACAGAATTTCTGCTGGAACATCTATTTTCGAGCTATCTTCCAGCCTGTCAATTA from Lolium rigidum isolate FL_2022 chromosome 4, APGP_CSIRO_Lrig_0.1, whole genome shotgun sequence encodes the following:
- the LOC124647513 gene encoding sulfate transporter 3.1-like, which produces MVGMQVVDVPKLAAPAPAPARVPVPAAKPFLQTLGANLKETFFPDDPFRAVAREEGRCRRAAAALRYVFPCLEWLPSYTLGVLRSDLIAGVTVASLAVPQGISYAKLADLPPIMGLYSSFVPALVYAVMGSSKDLAVGTTAVGSLLFAAMLGKEASPADSPELYMHLAFTATFFAGVFQAGLGILRLGFVVDFLSHAAIVGFMGGAATVVCLQQLKGLLGLQHFTTSTDVVDVMRAVFSQTHMWRWQSVLLGCSFIVFLLVTRFFSKRRPKFFWVSAAAPLVSLIVGSVLVYLTHGENHGIQVIGNLAKGINPASAKNLILSPPHMMVALKTGIITSLIGLAEGIAVGRSFAMAKNYHVDGNKEMIAFGLMNVIGSCTSCYLTAGPFSRSAVNVNAGCKTAMSNAVMAVAVAITLLFLTPLFHYTPLVVLSAIIVSAMLGVIDFPAAARLWKVDKLDFCVYLGVVLGDIEIGLSIAVGISVLRILLFVARPRTTMLGNMPNSTIYRRMDQYTMAETVPGVLVLHVDSPIYFANASYLRERISRWIDEEEHRIKDAGEESLQCIVLDMGAVASIDTSGTKLIEDLKKSLDRKSMQIALANPGSEVMKKLDKSKVHGLIGDEWIFQTVAEACDNALLNCKIARSV